The Lycium barbarum isolate Lr01 chromosome 11, ASM1917538v2, whole genome shotgun sequence genome contains the following window.
tcttctcttttaaaaaatattaataaatttttaccgattttgtattcgtagcaaacactaatataataaagttttaaatatgaAGCACAAAGTACAATGTTATaataatcgtgttttgaacatagtatatatatatatatatatatatatatatattatcattatctaaacacaactacacatATAGAGATAtattataatctaaagtgttgagtCTGTGCACAGCACGGAcatagtgtttgctacgaatacgcacggtgtttaatatggggcccacaatttttttttttaatattgcttgattttgttaatatggggtttactttttttttcccgtgagtttggatgtggtgggttccacttttttttttaatactggatggtgtttaatatggagcccatatgtttttttaatattagttgttgtttaatatatatagagtccacaattttttttttacaatttttttaatgggcttgtttaatatggggcccaatttttttattttattttatatatactatgttcaaaacacgatttatataatattgtaatttgtgctccgtatctaaaactttattatattagtgtttacgaagaatacaaagtctgcacttttttttttttgacattgtttatttttttaatatgggattcatttttttttttatatattgcttgattttgtcaatatgggatactatgttcaaaacacgattaatataacattgtagtttgtgctccgtatttaaaactttattatattagtgtttgctacgaatacgtaCGGTATTTAATAtgagcccacaatttttttaacattgtttgtgtttttaatatgggattcactttttttttttaatattacttgattttggtaATATGGGGTtgtgggttccaccttttttttaatattggatgatgtttaatatggggctcacattttttttaatattagttgttgtttaatatatatggggctcacaatttttttttacaatttttttttatgggcatgtttaatatggggcccaatttttttttttatatgtactatgttcaaaacaccattgatataacattgtaatttgtgctccgtatctaaaaatttattatattagtgtttgctacgaatacgcatggtgtttaatatgggcccatttttttttttaacattgtttgttttttaaatatgggattcactttttttttataatactggttggtatttaatatggggcccacaatttttttaaatattagttgttatttaatatatatggaatacacaattttttttttacaatttctttttttaaggcctgtttaatatagggctaatttttttttttttaatggggccCATCAACAGACGACCAAGAGGGACGACCAAACTCCCTCTTCTAAGTAGTAGTAAATCCAATTTTCTTCTCCATTGTTTACCCACGATCTCTAACGTATTATATATCTTAATCTCACATCTCTGCTACGTTTTTAGCCGCTAGAAACGAAGTAATTACGATGCACTTTCCGTGCAATCTTGTTTCTCTCAAACTACTCTTCCAGAGTCTATATAATTTAGAGGCTTAATACATCGGCAGCCACGTAAACATGCCAAAATATTTCAGTTATAGACACTCGAACTAAGCTTTATTTAAATTGAACACCACTCCTTATAAAGTGTTACAATTAGACATTTTCGATTCAAATTTTGAAAATTCTTTTGGGTGTGTTTTCATTCCTCTACTAGGTAGTTAACTACATTAAATAtgtcatctcctttaattatacgcCTTAATAAGTCGTAAAACCCAGACATTTTCTACTTGAGGTTAATGTctataattaaaggagatgacatattttatgtaATTAACTTAACTATCTAATTGACGAATGAAACACAAACAAAaagtttttcaaaatttgaaccgAAATTGTCTAATTTAAACACTTTAGGAGTTGAGATGTTCAATTAGAATAGAGCttcaagtgtctaaatggaatatCTTAACAAGTATTTTCACCAATGAAGTATATGCCCTAAGGTTATTTGCACATATTTCTTTCTAACTTTGTATTTTTGCATCCTCTCAATGCCTTCGTTCCTTTACTCCTTGTTCAGATTCCAATCCCATCTTTCTTTGTAACCCTAGAGGCTAGCACATAATCAAGAGCatttattcttcttctttttttttttttttggttttccacCTGCATTGGAGCCGGATTAAATTTGGATTCGTGGCCGGATTAAATGATAGTCCCACATTGGGGGGCAAAGCACTCCTTAACAATAGTGACTTCGTATCCAAGGGAGCTCGAACTCGACACCTCTTGATTAAGGATTGTAATCATGCACAGAAACTCCAATGTATTTTCCCATCCGCTCTTCTATCCCATTTTCAGTTTCTTATAATTCATGTATAGTAGAATCTCCAATTTGCCTTTGATTTTAATGTTAGCTTCCCGTTATATTTTGCATTTCTAAATTAATATTTGATGTCATCAATGTAGGAAGTACAATGTCGCTCCAATGATAGTTTTTGCCTCATAAATTAAGCATttattataagaaaaatgtcAAAGCTTCATACTTTAAATACAAAAGGAACtgaaatgacaaaaaaaaaaaaaaaaatagaaacacAGGAATTCTTTACTACACGAGGGTCTTCTCTAGTGGAGGAAAAGTTTACATATTTGTACTCAACAATTTGTCTTAAGAGAAACATATGACATATCTGTCGAGAATGCATTAAAAATATATGTGCTGAAAATATGGTAAAAAGCACTGACCAAAATGATGCGATATCAACATGATAGTAGCCACTATATGCATCATTCATTTTAAACCAAAGCACTGAAAACACACCACTGAAAACACTCACCACTGAAACACATTATAAAATCGTCACTACATGAAAGAATAATCACCATTCTATAGTTTGTGGAAAATAAGTGGAGCACCATACTGAGGCTGAATGGTTACTATGGATTGAGGGGCATGTGCATAAGATGGACACAGTTCGAACGAGAAGCTTTGTAGGAGCATAGACAAAGCCATCTTTGCTTCTAACATGGCAAAATTTTGTCCAGTGCATATTCTGGGACCCCAGCCAAAAGGAAAAAATGTAACTCGGCCATTTGTTGCACTTTTTAGTCCTTCTTTAAATCTCTCTGGATTGAACTTGTTTGCATTTTCACCCCATATCTCTTTATTATGATGCAATAAGATCACCGGCAATGAGACTAGTACACCAGCTGgtatatatacaacaacaacgtacccagtgagtcccacaatgtggggtctggggaggatagattgtacgcagaccttacccctaccataggtagagaggctgtttctggaagaccctcggctcaagaaaaagcataggaAAGGTTAGACAAGGGTaaacaattcaaagcaattatgaaaatgaaaacaacgaaAGTGAATAAGCCATGATAAACCATTCTGTGCAAACAGATACTTGCACAAATCAAGGGGCAAGAAACTAAAGATCAATGCAACTACTcgcaagaaaggataaacgcgactacctactagccttctaccataatctgagtcctccataccctcctatctaaggtcatgtcctcggtaagctgaagatgcgccatgtcctgtctaatcacatctcctcaatacttcttcggcctacctctacctcttctgaaactgtccatagccaacctctcgcacctccgcaccgGGGCATTTGTGTCTCTCTgtatcacatgcccaaaccatctcagcctcgctcccgcatcttgtcctccaccgaggcTACACCTACCTTATCTCGgataacttcattcctaatcctatcgctcctcGTGTTCCCACACATCTATCGCAGCATTCTCAACCAGCTGGTATGGATACTTCTCCTAATACAATGTCTTCATTAGCCCATCGAGCAAGTGTTATTGCTGGGGATATAGCCGTAATGACTCGTACAAGATCGTCGTCAACTGCAACAAAAATGCTCCTACTTCAGTTATATATATCTAGCATGAAAGAGACATGTAAAAATTTGACGTTACAGTTATGCCCATCGTCCGCTGGGGCTTTGGTCGCCTGCTCCCCTATCATCAGGTCACCAACTTTCTTTGAGCTTTTAGACATGGCAGACGTCAGCCTCCATTCAAAGTCTTACAACTTTTTTTGAGACCTGTATTTTTGGTAAACAATTGTTCGAGCCTGGTCACTGCAACCCTTTTTGTGAGGAGACACCCCTTATCCTGAATTTACGAGGCTACTTTGCCGAGTTCCTTAAATTTTGTGGCTAAACTAATTTTTATAAGTTGGGTGCTCCTTTAGCTTGTAACCAACATGGAGAGAAGTCATAATTCTCTAATAGCTTAAATTTGTAGATGAGATGATCACTCAATTCAACGCGGTGTCAGAGCAAGCATAAATCGTGAGTTCAAGTCTCATCCCAccgattataaaaaaaaaaattcacgcgTGCTTGGAAAAGAAGCCTCATTCCTGAGGAAACCATAGCATCTTCTAGTCTAATATATATCAAATATTAGTATCAAAGCTCCAGTCTTTTCAAATTCAAGCACTCAAGCAATAGCAATAGCAATAACAATGAGAGTAAGTACCCGTGGCACATAAATTGAACCAACAATATTAGAAGACTTACAACTTTTAGACGATTTAATCCATCAAAATCTGGTTTCCGGCTCCCAAAGACTTGCAAGACTTCTTTTCTGGCCCGTGTCTGTGATCTTGATACCTGCTCAACAACACCAGAGTCCATAGGAGCAACACTGACGTTGTTTCTTGGCCAGCAAAATAGAATAACTTGCATTCTTCAATGACTTCTTCGATGCTCATTCCAAAGTCCTTGTTTCCGTGGTGTTCAATTTCTTTATAATTCGATTCCAGCAATATGCTCAATAGATCCTCATTATAGGCGTCCCCTGCTTCAATTGCCTTCAATCTTTTATCTATAATACCTCTAATTCTTTTTAATTTCCTTCATTCTTCGGTTCCTCTTTGTTGGCAAAAATCTTTGAAATTGTTTTATAAAACAGAACAACAAAATGCATTCACAAGAATCAGAACTAATCAGTTTGCATTTCCTAATGAACTTTGTAGTTTGTAATAGAGTACTACAGCTACATTTTCTAAATTCTTGGCAGAATTAATTTACCTCCAGCCTGGGATGTAAATTGAACGTGCAACTTCCAAAAAATGTTGAGCTTGTTCCATGCCGTTGTGACTTCTTATATTTATTCGAACGTGTTTTAAGTATTTTTGCATGGCCATGATAAACTATAGTATGAATTGATATTTAATATATTGCGGAAATTAGAGGAGGATCAATTGACCAAAAACTAATCAACGCGTTCTGTATATTGGACATAATTATCCCTACGAATTTACACGTATATGGCTCCAAGTGGATTATATGTTTATTAAAGCACATGGCCAGATAAAGCAGTGAAAACAAAACCTCGAATTATTCGGGTACAACTTAAAAAGCACTATAACCCCACTCGATAGACATATGATATTTTTTTATCCGtattaataaaaaattaataattataaaatatgtattttttcaCACGTATTTTCAGCTAATCATGATTAAACGATATATCCAATAACATACATACCCAGTATAGTCCACTAATTattaaatgatatatatatatttacttttatgttaaaattaaatTACTTAATTTCATATAACCATCGAGTACAAATAAGTATTTATGGGTTCCTTCTTTGTTGCACCAAGTTATTGAAGACGGCTATTTTCATCATTTGGTGGTATAGTCCTGTATCAAAGAGTTGGGGCTGCCAGTGGAACACAATTTATTTTTCAACTTTCTGTTCTCCtttaattttgaaaaagaaaataaatcaaATTAAATGATTTTCCATGAGATGACTCCACCCATTTTGCACGGCTGAGACCCTTCGGTTACAATTTTAGATTAGAGATTGCATGTTTGTATTTGTTGGCTTATTTCGAAACGATATGATGAGAGCAATAGTTAATACACTATGAAATATTGCAAAGTAATCATGAACAATTAAACATGAGTTTTAAATACAAGGTTATTCACATTCGTAAAACACGTACCCCGCGAATATTAAACTTATGAGTTCATTGAACCAAAAAGTGACTAGATTAGAGTTATGGCCCCTTTTGCGACCATAACACCATTGGTAGAACATTTCAAATGCTTGAGAGTGGTAAAAAGATGAAAATCAACAAGTCATCGAGATCTCACTTTTAAAAAGCATCTTAAATATAATTAGATAACATAATGAGATACACCCTTCAAttcaatcaagaaaaaaaaaaaaacttttcaaccAAAACATGAGGAGTATAAAGAACGAGGAATGAAATTGGCACTAAAAAGGAAGTACGACAACTAATCTGCTGGACCAACTGTGGACCCACTCATTTTATCCACTTATTATCCTGGACAACGAAATCCTTATCTTGTAGAGCTGCGTTTCTAATAGTATGAAAAAACAAGCATGTCTTTTTAAAGCCTGCTGTAAGTTACCCTCCAACGGGGTGAATCTAGATCTCCGTCGGTGAAAGTGTAGGCCTTTAGATTTCCATCTATTTCTAGACGAAGGTATGTTAAAGTAGTGTTGTATTTAGTAAAAGCCATAACATGTGAACTTCTCTTTGTTGATTTTGCCAATCTATAATCCAACTTCAGCCTTTGATTCCCACTATTCAATTTTACTGATTCCAAGCTGCTATTGCCAAGATCAAACCAAGCTAATTCCACGGCAAGTTTGGTCCTGTTGTAGACAGCGAACAATTTCGGTTGCACTACCAAGCTGTATGGCCCGTTCGCGTTCTTTGTCACTGAGGCCCGGCTCACGAGCTTATTCGGGCCTGACAAGCGGAGCGTTTGGCCCACCAATAAGGTGTCAGTGGGATAGTTGAAACTCTGCCAGACGAATTTACCCTTAGAGTCATGAAGGACAATGTTACCATTTGGTAACAACTTGAACCCCGTTACGCCCTTGTTGGCCGTGTTTGTTTGCCAAGCAATTCGACCATCAGCGTCAGCCAAGACGAGATTTCCATCAGTTCCGAATGTGAGAGTTGCATTTTCTTTAACGGGATTTCCTCTGTTAGCTTCCCATACCCAACGCATGAGAGATTCAGAACGGACAGTGCCCATTCGCAACGCTAGTGTCCATGCATTAGGTGTTGTGTTGTAGAAACAGAACTGGAATGGGTTAGTGAAAACGTTAAGAACACGGTAATCTGCTCTGTATTCGACAGCATAAGGTCCTAATTCGCCTTCATTGACGAATTTGAAGGTGTTTTCAACTGGAACTTGGGCAATGGAAGAAAATATTTGggagaaaagaaagagagagacgAGAAGTGTAGTAGGCCATGAAGGAGACATCTTTGGTTTCTTTTTTTAGCTGTATGATAATTGATATGATACATTTGCTTCTTTTGATTGATATTTATAGATGAATGGAGAAGGATAAGTAATTAGTTATATACTGTTTATCCGAATCATTATGCTTTTTGCATGACTAGATATTGATAAACTATAGTATTGTAGATGATTAATTATAAATGTATAATAGTAATGCACAAGATGGGACAAATTTTAGTCAAAATCAAAGCCGGTCAATGTTGAGGGCCTGTCCGCATAATTATGAGTTTACGTGTGCGCGGAAACAAGTGGATAAATGCCTTAAAAGTTAAAAAGGATTATTTATAGGGCATAACGTCTAGGAGGTATTTACCTGCAATAATTATAATTTAAATTAATTATATTATagttgtactatgtatttaaTTAGCTACTGTAGCTATATTACATATTTAAGAAAAAATACTACACCAAAGAGAAAAATACATTGCAAATAAAGTCTTCTTTTTCTATCTCATTTCTCTAAATCTGGCCGTTTCGTTCTCCAAGCCTGCTCGAGCCGCTCCGACGAAATCCAAATATTCTATCGAAAGTCTTTTGGTTGCCGAAATCTGACGAGCCGCTGACTTGCGACATGCTTAAGGAAAGGAAGTACGTGGAGGCGGTGGCATGTGAGGTGCTTCAATTCAGACCACCGGCACATATGGTTCCGCACCTCACAAGCGAATAGTTCCGGTTAACAGATGACGACGTCATCCCCAAGGAAACCGTATAAGTAGAAGATGGGTGCAACGTATAAGTATGAAGTATGTGCATAGTGTTTATTGTCTCAAATTTAAGGTTAAAATGTATTCACATTAGGTGTTTatataaaattatattatattaCTTTATTATGGTCATTAAATTAGTGAAACATCAACTGCAGGTACGTTTTACCCATATTCAAAATATACAAAAAACTAAAGATAATTTGCATAAGTTTCGTAAGAATTCATGTattattttatattaaattaaaTATAGAGCAGGATTTAGGAATATGAATATTATCTATGGTCTATACAATGATTAAAAAAATAGTGGAATGACAAAATTAATTCTCATAATAGTAAACAAATTCCTATTTTGGTTAAAAAGTAGGCACGTATTTTATATTATACATTAACTATATTCTAATTTCTGtgtattttatattttaattaaacatCCCACAAGAGATAATTTCTACATAATTAATTCATATATTACAATCTCTGTATTGCTAATTATTGTATAACTTGTGCTTAgactaatttttttatttcttaccCAGTGTTCGAAACACGGGCCTTGCAACTTGTAATCAAGCCGAAAGTCCCCCTTTGAAGTTAAAATGTTGCCTATCAAATACAATTCATTTGTCAAACCTCAAATTTAAAATATCCGATTAAAGATGAAGAAATACTTATCATCTTATCATAATCTTTCGGCGTTCTTTTCTAAACCAATCAATCTCGAAGTTCCCTTTTTAGGTACTCACCATGATGAGAAGGTATGAAGGTAAAGCGAGATAGTGATCCTTGCTTTTTTAAAAGTTGACCTATGCCACTTGTCTCCTGCTTTGGTctttggataaattatggttGAGGCGGCTCGATCCAGAAATTAATTGGGATGGTGTTTCTTTATaattaatctatatataatataaagctaggcatagacaaggtgatgtggcacatctctatggcctccattgttatttatcttttttctcctttttttgacttTTTACTTATATTTTTCATTTATATGTCATGTAAAGAAACTTAATAAATCACTCATTAAACTTTCTTAATTATGTTTAATGTGCCATGTCCAATATTGACTCTTACAATTCCTCAATACATGCACGTAACCCAGATTTATCAGTTAGTGATCAATATTTACTATCCTATTTAGTGCCTATCATTATTATACATATTATATTTAATCACTACAAAGGCAATATATTACCAATTCATACCTCACATTTGAAGGCACAACATATGATCAATCTGGCAGTAATGAGCGAAACTGCAAATGCATCCGATGAAGGACCTTGTAACAGTTAAAGCTTTAGAAATCGCCAGTTAATTTTTTTTCCGGTAGAAATCTTTTTGTTGCTAACTCATTTTCATAGTACTATGATAGTAAGGTGAAAAGTTATTCAGAGACAAAATAGTATTTCTTATGCCAGGTTTGGAATATTATCCTTTTATCTTTTTGTAACTTTTTGGCTTGGAATATCATAACTTTGATGTAATCTTATTTGCTCTAATATCCTTTTTGGGTAATTCaaatatatgatattttttttgaTAATAATTATCTTCAAACGCAGTTTGTTTTTTTCTATATCTGATCTTATTTGGgggatgaactaattttatttactttgttttgatttTTGTCGATTCATCAACATGTAATTATGATTATCAATTGATCTTATTCTCTTCTGTTTTGTTTCATTCTGTTTTAGGATCTGGGGCTGGAAGTGAAACTTTTTATTTTGATCTCTAATAGGAATGGATTTTCTTAAACCGAAAGTAAATTTATCAAGGTATTATAGCCTCTAATATCAATTGTGTTCTTGAATTTCTGTAATTATTTTTTGGGAATATGACATATTACCTTAAGATACCCTGCTTTTGACTGCATTATTTGATGGTAAGAAATTTATTCTCTGTGTCGATTTTTCAATTaatgtacatattattttgtaATAAAGGTTATTCACAAGCTTAAACTCTCCCATCATTTTAATTTTCTCAATATATGAATAATAACAAACTTTTTTTTATAACAACAAATTTCACAACTGGATTCATGTTTTGTAgatattaaaaaattattaaatattaaTTAGTAATCAAAGTTTTAAACTAGAAGTTGTATCCTAAAATAAAAGGGATGTCCTTTCCTTCCTTTTTAACCATCAATTCTGTATATAGCTGCAAGAGGTGTTGTACTTTGATAGACTTCTACTTTTTGTTTCTAATATACCTTTTTTTTTGTCATTCTAAATTGTCAACAAACAAAGTGTCGAAATTCTATAGGGGTAACAAAGTAGTCTTACCTTCTTATTTGTTCAATTATAGAAAGAAGTGTCACTTGAAATTTATTTAAAACAGAATATTATGAAGCTGCGATTATTCTACTTCTTTGGAAAATGTATCTCAAACGTGCTAAAGAAAAAAATTACACACAAGTGAAATAACTAATCACTTGGATGACAGTAAGAAATGGTCAATTTTATTCCAGGGATTACAGTAAAAAAATTTCTCTTCTTAATGCGCGAAGACAAAAATTATACTACGAGGTTCGAtctctttaaaaatcaaactacATGGTTTATGATCAAATCTAGAGACTTTCATGATTATTGTAGCGGTTAGCTTTGCAAATAAGCAGTTAATTCtgtcaacaatttttttttttttttgtttagtgtTAAAATTATTACTCTGATGTATGGTTTTTGTATGGAttgtcaaagaaagaaaaagaaaatagttgcacaaatttttaaaagtttttcttGATTTGACGTTTAGTGCATAGATTATTATTCTGATATagtttctaatttattttcatttggaTGATTTAACACACAAAATGAAAAAGCATTTGGATGATTTAAAAACAAAAGTGAAAAAAGGTTTGTAAGAATTTATATAATGTTATTCAAATGCATGGTTGCTTTAGTATATTTTTATACTTTTGCCTTGgtcttataatattttttatatgtatgtttatttttaaaaaatttagttACATTTTTTAACCCCTTTATATCAAGACAATTTACAAAAGAATGTATCTAACCGCGCGAAGAGCGAACAAATTAACTAGTTGGATATAACTATATTTGATGGCTCGGttaaaaatattatattcatTGATTAACATATATCTCAGTTTGGGTGACGGTTATTTATGTCAGTTCCCCATATTAATTTGCATATTTCTCTGTGCACATAGCAATCAATCATATTTTTGTCCTAAACCAGAAAATCCTTTGTCTATCAACTTGCCACTTCGTTTTTCGCAAATTGAAAACCGCCAACCAAAACAGGTCTTTGT
Protein-coding sequences here:
- the LOC132616944 gene encoding epidermis-specific secreted glycoprotein EP1-like; this encodes MSPSWPTTLLVSLFLFSQIFSSIAQVPVENTFKFVNEGELGPYAVEYRADYRVLNVFTNPFQFCFYNTTPNAWTLALRMGTVRSESLMRWVWEANRGNPVKENATLTFGTDGNLVLADADGRIAWQTNTANKGVTGFKLLPNGNIVLHDSKGKFVWQSFNYPTDTLLVGQTLRLSGPNKLVSRASVTKNANGPYSLVVQPKLFAVYNRTKLAVELAWFDLGNSSLESVKLNSGNQRLKLDYRLAKSTKRSSHVMAFTKYNTTLTYLRLEIDGNLKAYTFTDGDLDSPRWRVTYSRL